One genomic region from Quercus robur chromosome 4, dhQueRobu3.1, whole genome shotgun sequence encodes:
- the LOC126722521 gene encoding probable LRR receptor-like serine/threonine-protein kinase At3g47570: MLDLRSLKLIGSISPHVGNLSFLRNLSLGNNNFHNEIPPEIGHLHRLKSLELENNTLSGKIPSNLSSCTNLKGLYFSHNLLTGEIPATLGALSKLSFFAIRNNNLTGSIPPFLGNLSLLEKFSVNFNNLGGSIPKSFGQLTKLKMFDVSSNRLSGTILPLIFNLSSLEIIDVGFNYQIQGHLPSDIGITLTNIRFFSTAYNQFTGAIPVSISNATNLDTLQLNDNKLSGKVPSLEKLNRILFLVITNNSLGNGGENDLCFLCSLTNATNLSILNVNSNNFGGELPKCTGNFSATLYSLLLDNNKISREIPIEIGNLISLESLEMWMNKLSGNIPFEIGKLQKLQYLDLYHNNFFGNIPSSFGNLTIVTNLYLEENNLQGSIPLSLSKCRNLVELFLNNNNLSGLISPQVIGLSFSPILLGLSSNRFTVVLPMEIGNFKNLEYLNISENMLFGEIPASLGSCVMLEYLGMGRNLFQRTISQSLEFLNGLQYLDLSNNNFSGQIPKFLEGFVYLQFLNFSFNHFEGGVPTKGVFKNTSATFINGNDKLCGGISKFQLPKCEYEKSKKWKLTLSLKLIISIFSGLLGVTLVLLVLLLRSLIKKRKDTASSDSGNFLLNLSYQNLLNVTDGFSSTNLIGVGGFGFVYKGILNQGRHTVAVKVFNLLRHGASKSFIVECEALRNIRHRNLVKVLTSCSGIDYQGQDFKDLVYKFMANGNLDEWLHPTSRIDEGLEEPRNLSLLQRVNISIDVANALNYLHHHCQTPIVHCDLKPSNVLLDDEMIGHVGDFGLARFIFDATQDCSIDQPSSIGIRGTIGYTPPGEYLYHFLILIVSSQFPVINTIVSSMKDGFLRMIIVRR; encoded by the coding sequence ATGTTGGACCTGCGATCTCTGAAATTGATAGGTTCCATATCACCCCATGTTggaaatttaagttttttgagGAATCTATCCCTTGGAAATAACAACTTTCATAATGAAATCCCTCCAGAAATTGGCCATTTACACAGATTGAAATCCTTAGAGTTGGAAAATAATACACTTAGTGGCAAAATTCCAAGCAATTTATCCAGTTGCACCAACCTCAAAGGCCTttatttttctcacaaccttctCACTGGAGAAATCCCTGCAACGCTTGGCGCCTTGTCAAAGCTCTCATTTTTTGCTATTCGCAACAATAATTTGACAGGAAGTATCCCACCTTTTTTGGGAAACTTATCGTTACTAGAAAAGTTTTCCGTAAATTTTAATAACTTAGGTGGGAGTATCCCAAAATCTTTTGGCCAATTGACCAAGCTTAAAATGTTTGATGTGAGTTCAAATAGGTTGTCCGGTACAATTCTTCCCTTAATCTTCAATCTGTCTTCATTAGAAATAATTGATGTAGGATTCAACTACCAAATCCAAGGGCATCTTCCGTCGGACATAGGTATCACACTAACTAATATTCGATTTTTTTCCACTGCCTACAATCAATTTACTGGAGCTATCCCTGTTTCAATCTCTAATGCTACAAATCTAGATACACTTCAACTGAATGATAATAAGTTAAGTGGAAAAGTTCCTTCTTTAGAGAAACTAAATAGAATTCTTTTTTTGGTCATCACCAATAATAGTCTTGGTAATGGAGGGGAAAATGACCTGtgctttctttgttctttaacAAATGCCACCAACCTGAGCATATTGAATGTAAATTCCAATAACTTTGGGGGAGAGTTACCCAAGTGCACAGGCAATTTCTCAGCTACTCTTTACAGCTTgcttttagataataataaaatatctagAGAAATTCCTATTGAAATAGGAAATTTGATAAGTTTGGAGAGTCTAGAAATGTGGATGAACAAATTATCTGGTAATATTCCCTTTGAAATTGGAAAGcttcaaaaattacaatatttggATTTATATCATAATAATTTCTTTGGAAATATTCCATCTTCTTTTGGAAATTTAACTATTGTGACAAACTTGTATTTGGAAGAGAATAATCTTCAAGGTAGTATCCCTTTAAGTCTAAGCAAGTGCAGAAATTTGGTAGAGTTGTTTCTTAATAACAACAATCTTAGTGGTTTGATATCCCCACAAGTCATTGGTCTTTCATTCTCACCAATTCTTCTGGGTTTGTCTAGCAACCGATTTACTGTTGTCCTTCCAATGGAAAtaggaaatttcaaaaatctagAATATTTGAATATTTCTGAAAACATGTTGTTTGGTGAAATTCCCGCAAGCCTTGGAAGTTGTGTAATGCTAGAATATCTGGGCATGGGAAGAAACCTCTTCCAAAGGACAATTTCTCAATCTTTGGAATTTTTAAACGGTCTTCAATATCTAGATCtttctaataataatttttctggccaaattccaaaatttttggaggGCTTTGTCTACTTGCAATTTTTGAATTTCTCTTTCAACCATTTTGAGGGTGGGGTACCAACAAAAGGAGTTTTCAAGAACACGAGTGCAACTTTCATTAATGGAAATGATAAGCTTTGTGGGGGCATATCTAAGTTTCAGCTTCCTAAATGCGAATACGAAAAATCCAAGAAGTGGAAGTTGACACTTTCCTTGAAGTTAATAATCTCTATATTTTCTGGGCTTCTTGGAGTAACCTTGGTTTTGTTAGTTCTATTGCTTCGTTctttaataaagaaaagaaaagataccgCCTCTAGTGACTcaggaaattttcttttgaatctATCTTACCAAAATCTCCTAAATGTGACCGATGGGTTCTCTTCTACCAATTTAATTGGTGTGGGTGGTTTTGGATTTGTGTATAAAGGAATTCTTAATCAAGGTAGACATACAGTTGCTGTTAAGGTGTTTAACCTTTTGCGTCATGGAGCTTCCAAAAGTTTCATAGTTGAATGTGAGGCTCTACGAAATATTAGACATCGAAATCTTGTAAAGGTACTTACATCATGTTCTGGTATTGACTATCAAGGTCAAGATTTTAAAGATTTGGTATACAAGTTCATGGCAAATGGAAACCTAGATGAATGGCTACATCCAACTTCAAGAATAGATGAGGGTCTTGAGGAACCAAGGAATTTGAGTCTTCTTCAAAGAGTGAATATTTCCATTGATGTTGCTAATGCCTTGAattatcttcatcatcattgcCAAACGCCAATCGTTCACTGTGATCTCAAGCCTAGCAATGTTCTTCTTGATGATGAAATGATTGGACACGTAGGTGATTTTGGCTTGGCAAGATTTATTTTTGATGCTACCCAAGATTGTTCTATTGATCAACCAAGCTCTATTGGAATAAGAGGAACAATTGGTTATACACCTCCAGGTGAATATCTTTatcatttcttaattttaattgtctCTTCCCAGTTCCCAGTGATTAATACTATAGTTTCAAGCATGAAAGATGGTTTTTTAAGGATGATTATAGTTAGGAGATAG
- the LOC126723581 gene encoding probable LRR receptor-like serine/threonine-protein kinase At3g47570 isoform X2 produces the protein MTASTFANGKGLLAVADIRGLLCWTYNLQNCFHSEIPPEIDRLRRLQVLRLDNNTLDGKIPSNLSGCANLIDFRVGYNLLMGEIPTTLGTWSKLRYFALYKNNITGTIPSYFGNLSSLEKFSLVDNNLGGNIPESFGQLSKLAFFSVAQNTLSSTIPLSIFNLSSLNHFSVEFNKIEGRLPLDIGITLPNIEVLGISRNQFTGSIPISISNATNLEYIGFNENKISGKVPSLEKLNRLRIFLIAINNLGNEGANDLSFICSLTNATNIDKLDIGLNNFGGEFPKCIGNFSTTLKVLNLEGNKIFGSIHSEIGNLINLEDLEIFHNKLSGNIPYEIGKLQKLQYLDLSQNNFFGNIPSSLGNLTIVIYLRLFENNLQGSIPLSLKNCRNLIELYLNNNNLTGSISSQVIGLSFSPTFLDLSTNQFTGVLPMEIGTLKNLEFLDISKNMLIGKIPTSLGSCIKLEFLDMRKNLFQGIIPPSLGSLRGLQELDLSNNNLSGQIPEFLEDFVFLQFLNLSYNHFEGEVPKDGIFKNKSATFITGNDNLCGGIPKFQLPKCKHEKSKKKKLTHTLKLIISIFFGLLGATLVVSLLLLCSLTKKRKENTLSDSRNFLLNLSYQSLLNATNGFSSTNLIGVGSFGSVYKGILDQGRHIVAIKVLNLLHHGASKSFIAECEVVRNVRHRNLVKVLTSCSGIDYQGNDFKALVYEFMANGNLDEWLHPTLNPNETLEEPRNLSLFQRLDIVIHVANALDYLHHHCQTPIVHCDLQPSNVLLDDEMIGHVGDFGLARLLFDATQECSVDHSSSIGVKGTIGYTPPEYGVGNEVSIYGDVYSYGILLLEMFTGKRPIDKIFQDGINLHYFVKEALSERIIDIVDPILLRKRELGETRMNDINRYEGQDGSPKIQECFALILGIGVACSVESPRERMNISDVIIKLHSIRQKLIGTNVRRQRLQVTGAQE, from the exons ATGACAGCATCCACTTTTGCCAATGGCAAGGGGTTACTTGCGGTCGCCGACATCAGAGGGTTACTGTGTTGGACCTACAATCTTCAAAACTG CTTTCATAGTGAAATCCCTCCAGAAATTGACCGTTTACGCAGATTGCAAGTCTTACGATTGGACAATAACACACTTGACGGAAAAATTCCTAGCAACTTGTCTGGTTGTGCAAACCTCATCGACTTTCGGGTCGGCTACAACCTTTTGATGGGAGAAATCCCGACAACACTTGGCACCTGGTCAAAGCTCCGATACTTTGctctttacaaaaataatatcacaGGAACCATCCCATCTTATTTTGGAAACTTATCATCACTAGAAAAGTTTTCTCTAGTTGATAATAACTTGGGTGGTAATATCCCTGAATCTTTTGGCCAATTAAGTAAGCTTGCATTCTTTTCTGTGGCTCAAAATACATTGTCAAGTACAATTCCTCTCTCAATCTTCAATCTGTCTTCATTAAACCACTTTAGTGTAGAATTCAACAAAATAGAAGGGCGTCTTCCGTTGGACATAGGTATCACTCTACCAAATATCGAAGTATTAGGCATCTCTCGCAACCAATTTACTGGATCTATCCCCATTTCAATATCTAATGCCACAAATCTAGAATATATAGGattcaatgaaaataaaataagtggaAAAGTTCCTTCTTTGGAGAAGCTAAATAGACTTAGAATTTTTCTCATTGCGATCAACAATCTTGGAAATGAAGGGGCAAACGACTTGAGTTTTATCTGTTCTTTAACAAATGCCACCAATATAGATAAATTGGACATAGGTCTAAACAACTTTGGCGGAGAGTTCCCCAAGTGCATTGGAAATTTCTCAACTACTCTTAAGGTCTTAAATCTAGAAGgtaataaaatatttggaaGTATTCATTCTGAAATCGGAAATTTGATCAACTTGGAAGATCTTGAaatatttcataacaaattatcaGGTAATATTCCATATGAAATTGGAAAGCTCCAAAAGTTACAATATTTGGATTTATCTCAAAATAACTTTTTTGGGAATATTCCATCATCTCTTGGGAATTTAACGATTGTGATATACTTGCGCTTATTTGAGAATAATCTTCAAGGCAGCATTCCTTTAAGCCTTAAAAATTGTCGAAATTTGATAGAGCTGTATCTTAATAATAACAATCTCACTGGTTCAATATCATCGCAAGTCATTGGTCTCTCATTCTCACCAACTTTTCTAGATTTGTCTACCAACCAATTCACTGGTGTCCTTCCTATGGAAATAGGAACTTTAAAAAATCTAgaatttttagatatttctAAAAACATGTTGATTGGTAAAATTCCAACAAGTCTTGGAAGCTGCATAAAGTTGGAATTTTTAGACATGAGAAAAAACCTCTTCCAAGGGATCATTCCTCCATCTTTGGGATCATTAAGAGGTCTTCAAGAATTAGATCtttctaataataatttgtcTGGCCAAATTCCTGAATTTTTGGAGGACTTTGTCTTCTTGCAATTTCTAAATCTATCTTACAACCATTTTGAGGGTGAGGTACCAAAAGATGGAATTTTCAAGAACAAGAGTGCAACCTTCATTACGGGAAATGATAATCTCTGTGGGGGCATTCCTAAATTTCAGCTTCCTAAATGCAAAcatgaaaaatccaaaaagaagaagttgacCCATACATTGAAGTTAataatctctatattttttggGCTTCTTGGAGCAACTTTGGTTGTGTCACTTCTACTTCTTTGTTCtttaacaaagaaaagaaaggaaaacaccTTAAGTGACTCAAGAAATTTTCTCTTGAATCTATCTTACCAAAGTCTTCTAAATGCAACCAATGGGTTCTCTTCTACCAATTTAATTGGTGTGGGTAGCTTTGGGTCTGTGTATAAAGGAATTCTTGATCAAGGTAGACATATAGTTGCTATTAAGGTGCTCAACCTTTTGCATCATGGAGCTTCCAAAAGTTTCATAGCAGAGTGTGAGGTTGTACGAAATGTTAGACATCGAAATCTTGTCAAGGTGCTTACATCATGTTCTGGCATTGACTATCAAGGTAATGATTTTAAAGCTTTGGTATATGAGTTCATGGCAAATGGCAACCTAGATGAATGGTTGCATCCAACTCTAAATCCAAATGAGACACTTGAGGAACCAAGGAATTTGAGTCTTTTTCAAAGGCTGGATATTGTCATTCATGTTGCTAATGCATTGGATTATCTTCATCACCATTGCCAAACACCAATAGTGCATTGCGACCTCCAGCCTAGCAATGTACTTCTTGATGATGAAATGATTGGACATGTAGGTGACTTTGGCTTGGCAAGATTGCTTTTTGATGCCACCCAAGAATGTTCTGTTGATCATTCAAGCTCCATCGGAGTAAAAGGCACAATTGGTTATACTCCTCCAG AGTATGGTGTGGGAAATGAAGTGTCAATATATGGTGATGTCTATAGTTACGGGATATTATTATTGGAGATGTTCACTGGAAAAAGGCCTATTGATAAGATTTTTCAAGATGGCATTAATCTTCATTACTTTGTTAAAGAAGCTTTGTCGGAAAGAATAATTGACATTGTAGATCCTATCCTTCTTCGGAAAAGAGAATTGGGAGAGACAAGGATGAATGACATTAATCGTTATGAAGGTCAAGATGGAAGTCCAAAAATTCAAGAATGCTTTGCTTTGATACTTGGAATTGGAGTTGCTTGTTCGGTTGAATCTCCAAGAGAAAGGATGAACATAAGTGATGTTATAATTAAGCTACATTCAATTCGACAAAAACTTATTGGAACTAACGTACGCAGACAAAGGCTTCAAGTCACAG
- the LOC126723581 gene encoding probable LRR receptor-like serine/threonine-protein kinase At3g47570 isoform X1: MGLSHWSSAPPSSSLSMHAFILLLCCGFLVVGGNNETDRLALLEFKAKITQDPFGVMTPWNDSIHFCQWQGVTCGRRHQRVTVLDLQSSKLVGSITPHVGNLSFLINLTLPNNSFHSEIPPEIDRLRRLQVLRLDNNTLDGKIPSNLSGCANLIDFRVGYNLLMGEIPTTLGTWSKLRYFALYKNNITGTIPSYFGNLSSLEKFSLVDNNLGGNIPESFGQLSKLAFFSVAQNTLSSTIPLSIFNLSSLNHFSVEFNKIEGRLPLDIGITLPNIEVLGISRNQFTGSIPISISNATNLEYIGFNENKISGKVPSLEKLNRLRIFLIAINNLGNEGANDLSFICSLTNATNIDKLDIGLNNFGGEFPKCIGNFSTTLKVLNLEGNKIFGSIHSEIGNLINLEDLEIFHNKLSGNIPYEIGKLQKLQYLDLSQNNFFGNIPSSLGNLTIVIYLRLFENNLQGSIPLSLKNCRNLIELYLNNNNLTGSISSQVIGLSFSPTFLDLSTNQFTGVLPMEIGTLKNLEFLDISKNMLIGKIPTSLGSCIKLEFLDMRKNLFQGIIPPSLGSLRGLQELDLSNNNLSGQIPEFLEDFVFLQFLNLSYNHFEGEVPKDGIFKNKSATFITGNDNLCGGIPKFQLPKCKHEKSKKKKLTHTLKLIISIFFGLLGATLVVSLLLLCSLTKKRKENTLSDSRNFLLNLSYQSLLNATNGFSSTNLIGVGSFGSVYKGILDQGRHIVAIKVLNLLHHGASKSFIAECEVVRNVRHRNLVKVLTSCSGIDYQGNDFKALVYEFMANGNLDEWLHPTLNPNETLEEPRNLSLFQRLDIVIHVANALDYLHHHCQTPIVHCDLQPSNVLLDDEMIGHVGDFGLARLLFDATQECSVDHSSSIGVKGTIGYTPPEYGVGNEVSIYGDVYSYGILLLEMFTGKRPIDKIFQDGINLHYFVKEALSERIIDIVDPILLRKRELGETRMNDINRYEGQDGSPKIQECFALILGIGVACSVESPRERMNISDVIIKLHSIRQKLIGTNVRRQRLQVTGAQE; this comes from the exons ATGGGGCTTTCCCACTGGAGTTCAGCTCCACCATCCTCTTCTTTATCCATGCATGCTTTTATCCTTCTCTTGTGCTGTGGCTTCTTAGTGGTTGGGGGGAATAATGAGACAGACCGGTTGGCGTTGCTTGAGTTCAAAGCCAAGATCACTCAGGACCCTTTCGGGGTTATGACACCTTGGAATGACAGCATCCACTTTTGCCAATGGCAAGGGGTTACTTGCGGTCGCCGACATCAGAGGGTTACTGTGTTGGACCTACAATCTTCAAAACTGGTAGGCTCTATAACACCACATGTTggaaatttaagttttttgatAAATCTAACTCTCCCAAACAACAGCTTTCATAGTGAAATCCCTCCAGAAATTGACCGTTTACGCAGATTGCAAGTCTTACGATTGGACAATAACACACTTGACGGAAAAATTCCTAGCAACTTGTCTGGTTGTGCAAACCTCATCGACTTTCGGGTCGGCTACAACCTTTTGATGGGAGAAATCCCGACAACACTTGGCACCTGGTCAAAGCTCCGATACTTTGctctttacaaaaataatatcacaGGAACCATCCCATCTTATTTTGGAAACTTATCATCACTAGAAAAGTTTTCTCTAGTTGATAATAACTTGGGTGGTAATATCCCTGAATCTTTTGGCCAATTAAGTAAGCTTGCATTCTTTTCTGTGGCTCAAAATACATTGTCAAGTACAATTCCTCTCTCAATCTTCAATCTGTCTTCATTAAACCACTTTAGTGTAGAATTCAACAAAATAGAAGGGCGTCTTCCGTTGGACATAGGTATCACTCTACCAAATATCGAAGTATTAGGCATCTCTCGCAACCAATTTACTGGATCTATCCCCATTTCAATATCTAATGCCACAAATCTAGAATATATAGGattcaatgaaaataaaataagtggaAAAGTTCCTTCTTTGGAGAAGCTAAATAGACTTAGAATTTTTCTCATTGCGATCAACAATCTTGGAAATGAAGGGGCAAACGACTTGAGTTTTATCTGTTCTTTAACAAATGCCACCAATATAGATAAATTGGACATAGGTCTAAACAACTTTGGCGGAGAGTTCCCCAAGTGCATTGGAAATTTCTCAACTACTCTTAAGGTCTTAAATCTAGAAGgtaataaaatatttggaaGTATTCATTCTGAAATCGGAAATTTGATCAACTTGGAAGATCTTGAaatatttcataacaaattatcaGGTAATATTCCATATGAAATTGGAAAGCTCCAAAAGTTACAATATTTGGATTTATCTCAAAATAACTTTTTTGGGAATATTCCATCATCTCTTGGGAATTTAACGATTGTGATATACTTGCGCTTATTTGAGAATAATCTTCAAGGCAGCATTCCTTTAAGCCTTAAAAATTGTCGAAATTTGATAGAGCTGTATCTTAATAATAACAATCTCACTGGTTCAATATCATCGCAAGTCATTGGTCTCTCATTCTCACCAACTTTTCTAGATTTGTCTACCAACCAATTCACTGGTGTCCTTCCTATGGAAATAGGAACTTTAAAAAATCTAgaatttttagatatttctAAAAACATGTTGATTGGTAAAATTCCAACAAGTCTTGGAAGCTGCATAAAGTTGGAATTTTTAGACATGAGAAAAAACCTCTTCCAAGGGATCATTCCTCCATCTTTGGGATCATTAAGAGGTCTTCAAGAATTAGATCtttctaataataatttgtcTGGCCAAATTCCTGAATTTTTGGAGGACTTTGTCTTCTTGCAATTTCTAAATCTATCTTACAACCATTTTGAGGGTGAGGTACCAAAAGATGGAATTTTCAAGAACAAGAGTGCAACCTTCATTACGGGAAATGATAATCTCTGTGGGGGCATTCCTAAATTTCAGCTTCCTAAATGCAAAcatgaaaaatccaaaaagaagaagttgacCCATACATTGAAGTTAataatctctatattttttggGCTTCTTGGAGCAACTTTGGTTGTGTCACTTCTACTTCTTTGTTCtttaacaaagaaaagaaaggaaaacaccTTAAGTGACTCAAGAAATTTTCTCTTGAATCTATCTTACCAAAGTCTTCTAAATGCAACCAATGGGTTCTCTTCTACCAATTTAATTGGTGTGGGTAGCTTTGGGTCTGTGTATAAAGGAATTCTTGATCAAGGTAGACATATAGTTGCTATTAAGGTGCTCAACCTTTTGCATCATGGAGCTTCCAAAAGTTTCATAGCAGAGTGTGAGGTTGTACGAAATGTTAGACATCGAAATCTTGTCAAGGTGCTTACATCATGTTCTGGCATTGACTATCAAGGTAATGATTTTAAAGCTTTGGTATATGAGTTCATGGCAAATGGCAACCTAGATGAATGGTTGCATCCAACTCTAAATCCAAATGAGACACTTGAGGAACCAAGGAATTTGAGTCTTTTTCAAAGGCTGGATATTGTCATTCATGTTGCTAATGCATTGGATTATCTTCATCACCATTGCCAAACACCAATAGTGCATTGCGACCTCCAGCCTAGCAATGTACTTCTTGATGATGAAATGATTGGACATGTAGGTGACTTTGGCTTGGCAAGATTGCTTTTTGATGCCACCCAAGAATGTTCTGTTGATCATTCAAGCTCCATCGGAGTAAAAGGCACAATTGGTTATACTCCTCCAG AGTATGGTGTGGGAAATGAAGTGTCAATATATGGTGATGTCTATAGTTACGGGATATTATTATTGGAGATGTTCACTGGAAAAAGGCCTATTGATAAGATTTTTCAAGATGGCATTAATCTTCATTACTTTGTTAAAGAAGCTTTGTCGGAAAGAATAATTGACATTGTAGATCCTATCCTTCTTCGGAAAAGAGAATTGGGAGAGACAAGGATGAATGACATTAATCGTTATGAAGGTCAAGATGGAAGTCCAAAAATTCAAGAATGCTTTGCTTTGATACTTGGAATTGGAGTTGCTTGTTCGGTTGAATCTCCAAGAGAAAGGATGAACATAAGTGATGTTATAATTAAGCTACATTCAATTCGACAAAAACTTATTGGAACTAACGTACGCAGACAAAGGCTTCAAGTCACAG